The proteins below are encoded in one region of Doryrhamphus excisus isolate RoL2022-K1 chromosome 4, RoL_Dexc_1.0, whole genome shotgun sequence:
- the LOC131127994 gene encoding calcium release-activated calcium channel protein 1-like, with protein MSLNEHSLQALSWRKLYLSRAKLKATSRTSALLSGFAMVAMVEVQLERDYTYPPGLLIAFSACTTVLVAVHLFALMISTCILPNLEAVSNVHNLNSVNESPHERMHRHIELAWAFSTVIGTLLFLTEVMLLCWVKFLPLKSNTENNDTISSGQAAAIASTCIMVPFGVVFIMFAVHFYRTLVSHKTDRQIRELEQVIRLQNQLDHRTENDELKAAGHFA; from the exons ATGAGTTTGAACGAGCACTCATTGCAGGCTCTGTCATGGAGAAAATTGTACTTGAGTCGGGCCAAACTGAAAGCTACCAGCCGCACTTCAGCTCTTTTGTCAGGATTCGCAATG gttGCCATGGTGGAGGTTCAACTGGAAAGGGATTATACATATCCTCCAGGGTTGCTGATAGCATTCAGTGCTTGCACCACAGTGCTAGTAGCCGTGCACCTCTTTGCGCTCATGATCAGCACCTGCATCCTCCCTAATCTTGAAGCCGTTAGCAATGTTCACAACCTCAACTCAGTGAACGAGTCTCCACATGAGCGCATGCACCGCCACATTGAACTGGCCTGGGCCTTTTCCACTGTCATTGgcaccctcctcttcctcacagAGGTGATGCTGCTCTGCTGGGTGAAGTTCTTACCCCTTAAAAGCAACACAGAAAACAACGACACCATAAGTTCTGGCCAAGCTGCAGCCATCGCTTCCACGTGCATCATGGTGCCTTTCGGAGTGGTTTTTATTATGTTCGCTGTTCACTTTTACCGCACACTCGTCAGCCACAAAACGGACCGGCAGATCAGAGAACTGGAGCAGGTCATTCGGCTGCAGAACCAACTGGACCACAGAACGGAAAATGATGAGTTGAAGGCTGCAGGGCATTTTGCTTGA